Proteins encoded together in one Pseudomonas sp. TCU-HL1 window:
- a CDS encoding EAL domain-containing protein yields MTDPTRNLVSQAYLHGLAFALIAMGGINLMAFLGLDNPANHGLVLLPDSALFNLFAGVALLAATRGLRKLVLVAGLALIGLAGYSLGHNVLAGGSDQGLSLVTGAQRVGNELATIVCMLGLALPLSITRRSGRWLCQLIGSVLIGLSLLSQLAILWPEHDLLRFALHYESTNLAHLLIALLGIALLLLCALPDQRTRLLDRQALGTGMFGVLLTVLSWYLLSLNGIATVNGQSGQLLSHARDSIVGALKSHQELLQRAADRWQVQGGMPEDAYWRQDASSYLRDYPNLHLVGILDSDLHVQRMQSRHQPARDWLARFLGQPELRRWLGQVQQGNTAQISATQSLSVGHEIALIAVPLHFATKPTSLLIASLDMRATLAQHQEKDLAGFILHVYEGQKRIYDSNAGNVEQALSVVGEQYTFLRGAERWRLATHLALPRTDYASAYLSSLFLLFGLGFTCFLMISQSLSRLAIERNLRLRESNRELELSLQHQARLQAQNQRIMDHSMDVLCSINEQERFTQVSPSCHSVLGYRPEELIGRRYTDFILPEDRECTRGEVQAIIRGESRDAMRNRCLSKDGSVVHLLWSISWSENERTLFAVAHDITSLVRHEAYAEDQRDILSMISTDQLLPDILKAICQMSETLLPGSLCSVLRVDKEQKHLLLGAAPSLPEAYSQAINGLVVGPLVGSCGTAVFRRRMVVSEDISEDPLWHHYRDLALRHGLRACWAIPLISHHGEVLGTFAIYHREPCSPDDEALQLIGTAGQLAALAIERQHDRLRLQESEQRFRSLFTFNPNPVFSFDRDGLVRSLNQAAFRLTGFSEPELLGQHFSSLVQAEDIDRARQHFRAALAGQAQHFEIRGRTQVGRALDLEITNLPIVVEGEIVGVFGIAKDIGERNRMTRALQETLAQSERKAQLLRGLSETALSIGGILDTQALLDFMCEHLRLLVGTHQSALSLTRSANWSQWISAVSLSDKYADWRNYLTPPTGQGIYTQVCSSNQPMLLTQAELEAHPHWRNFSTESAKHPPMRGWLAVPLIDHAGHNLGLLQLSDKFDGDFNQDDLAIAQQFARMAVAALENIRLVQQVLSGEQRLQEQLDFTSAITDSVGEGLLAVDRQGRLTFVNPAGAGLLGQSADALLGQVLADHLPLDLYSTLATTGRHGEVSLDGERHVAYDCAPLLHPQALGGWVIAFRDISRAKESEKQLRILQRSIEASYNGALICDATAADLPIIYVNPAFERITGYSAGEALGRNCRFLQGNDREQPGIAAIRHALAEKREVHVVLRNFRKDGTPFWNNLYIAPVPNEHGQITHFIGVQNDISEQKRVESELAYNASHDVLTGLPNRTLLEDRLRQGCQISQRYQRQLAVLFIDLDGFKPINDSMGHGIGDQILVEVARRLSQQVRPGDTVARLGGDEFILILPDLAREEDVLQVAERVIDCIARPYPIAGSELRITASLGIAMSEKGMQQPMQLIQQADLAMVKAKQQGRNCYQWYTSDLEQKVSERVTLRNELQKALEASAFMLYYQPQIDGRNGRVTGYEALLRWQHPLLGFISPAQFVPVAEDTGQIIPLSEWVLATACRDCRELLDRGMGSTVVAVNISAVHFQRNIFVDSVRRILEETRLPAELLELEITETVLLDNAERAIATLQALKDLGVRLSIDDFGTGFSSLNYLKRLPIDKVKIDRAFVQEIISDHHDAAITQGIISMAHHLRLRVIAEGVETEPQCAFLKKSHCDEFQGYYFARPMPFKQLEQFLHEHHKRPVAYLETRAGVGSAQTLLLLDDEDNILRALTRVLRRDGYQILTATRAQDAFAQLAKHDIQVILSDQRMPGMNGTEFLSRVKDLYPDTIRIVLSGYTDLKSVTDAINQGAIYQFLTKPWDDDQLRAVIAQAFLHHSLAKHKDETTETETQDEV; encoded by the coding sequence ATGACCGACCCTACCCGCAACTTAGTAAGCCAGGCCTACCTGCACGGCCTGGCCTTCGCCCTGATAGCAATGGGCGGCATCAACCTGATGGCGTTCCTAGGCCTCGACAACCCCGCGAACCACGGCCTGGTGCTGCTGCCCGACAGCGCCCTGTTCAATCTCTTCGCCGGCGTCGCCCTACTAGCCGCCACCCGCGGCCTGCGCAAGCTCGTCCTAGTGGCGGGGCTGGCGTTAATCGGCCTGGCCGGCTACAGCCTTGGGCACAACGTGCTGGCCGGCGGCAGCGACCAAGGCCTGTCGCTCGTCACCGGGGCCCAGCGAGTGGGCAATGAACTGGCCACCATCGTTTGCATGCTTGGTTTGGCCCTACCGCTCTCCATCACCCGGCGTAGCGGCCGGTGGCTCTGCCAGCTGATTGGCTCCGTCCTCATTGGCCTCAGCCTGCTATCGCAGTTGGCCATTCTCTGGCCCGAGCACGACTTGCTTCGATTCGCTTTGCACTATGAGTCAACCAATCTCGCCCATCTGCTGATCGCTTTGCTCGGCATAGCCCTCCTGCTGCTTTGCGCCTTGCCCGATCAGCGCACGCGCCTGCTGGACCGGCAGGCGCTCGGCACGGGGATGTTTGGCGTCCTGCTCACCGTGCTGAGCTGGTACCTGCTGAGCCTCAATGGCATCGCCACAGTCAACGGACAGAGCGGCCAGTTGTTATCGCACGCTCGGGATTCAATAGTAGGAGCCCTCAAGTCGCACCAAGAACTGCTGCAACGGGCGGCGGACCGCTGGCAGGTCCAGGGAGGCATGCCGGAGGACGCGTATTGGCGCCAGGACGCCAGCAGTTACCTGCGTGACTACCCGAACCTCCACCTGGTCGGCATCTTAGACTCCGACCTGCACGTACAGCGCATGCAAAGCCGCCACCAGCCGGCGCGCGACTGGCTGGCGCGCTTCCTCGGCCAGCCGGAACTGCGTCGCTGGCTGGGCCAGGTGCAGCAAGGCAATACCGCGCAAATTAGTGCCACTCAGAGCCTCTCCGTTGGACACGAAATTGCTCTGATTGCAGTGCCGCTACATTTCGCCACAAAGCCGACTAGCCTTCTCATCGCCAGCCTGGATATGCGCGCCACCCTGGCTCAACACCAGGAAAAGGATTTAGCCGGCTTCATTCTCCATGTGTACGAAGGCCAAAAGCGCATTTACGACTCGAACGCAGGCAATGTGGAGCAAGCGCTATCTGTCGTTGGCGAACAATACACATTCCTCAGAGGAGCCGAGCGGTGGCGCCTGGCGACCCACCTCGCTCTGCCACGTACCGACTACGCATCGGCCTACCTCTCGTCGCTGTTCCTGCTCTTCGGTTTAGGTTTCACCTGCTTCCTGATGATCAGCCAGAGCCTGTCCAGGCTGGCCATTGAGCGCAACCTACGCCTGCGCGAGAGCAACCGCGAACTGGAACTCAGCCTGCAGCACCAGGCTCGGCTGCAGGCGCAGAACCAGCGGATCATGGACCACTCCATGGACGTGCTCTGCTCCATCAACGAGCAGGAGCGCTTCACCCAGGTCAGCCCCTCCTGTCACAGCGTACTGGGCTACCGGCCCGAGGAACTGATCGGTCGCCGCTACACCGACTTCATCCTACCCGAAGACCGTGAATGCACCCGTGGCGAGGTCCAGGCCATCATTCGCGGTGAATCTCGGGACGCCATGCGCAACCGCTGCCTGAGCAAGGACGGTAGTGTGGTCCACCTGCTCTGGTCCATCAGTTGGTCAGAAAACGAGCGAACCCTGTTCGCCGTCGCCCACGACATCACCAGCCTGGTGCGTCACGAGGCCTATGCCGAGGACCAGCGCGACATTCTCAGCATGATCTCCACCGACCAGCTGCTGCCGGACATCCTCAAGGCCATCTGCCAGATGAGCGAAACCCTGTTGCCGGGCTCGCTCTGTTCGGTGTTGCGGGTGGACAAGGAGCAGAAGCACCTGCTGCTGGGCGCCGCGCCGAGCCTGCCGGAGGCCTACAGCCAGGCCATCAATGGCCTGGTTGTAGGCCCGCTGGTCGGTTCCTGCGGCACCGCGGTGTTCCGCCGGCGAATGGTGGTGAGCGAGGACATCAGCGAAGACCCGCTCTGGCACCATTACCGTGACCTGGCCCTGCGCCACGGCCTGCGCGCGTGCTGGGCGATCCCGCTGATCTCCCACCATGGCGAGGTACTTGGCACTTTCGCCATCTACCATCGCGAGCCCTGCAGTCCGGATGACGAGGCGCTGCAGCTCATCGGCACCGCCGGACAGTTGGCCGCCCTCGCCATCGAGCGCCAGCACGACCGCCTGCGCCTGCAGGAAAGCGAACAGCGCTTCCGCTCGCTCTTCACCTTCAATCCCAACCCGGTGTTTTCCTTCGACCGCGATGGCTTGGTCCGCAGCCTGAACCAGGCTGCCTTCAGGCTTACCGGCTTCAGCGAACCCGAACTGCTCGGCCAGCACTTCTCCAGCCTAGTGCAGGCTGAGGATATCGATAGGGCTAGGCAGCACTTCCGTGCCGCACTCGCTGGCCAGGCACAGCACTTTGAAATACGCGGGCGAACCCAGGTGGGCAGGGCGCTGGACCTGGAGATCACCAACCTGCCGATCGTGGTCGAAGGTGAGATTGTCGGAGTGTTCGGCATCGCCAAGGACATCGGTGAGCGCAACCGCATGACCCGCGCCTTGCAGGAAACCCTCGCCCAATCCGAACGCAAGGCCCAGTTGCTGCGCGGCCTCAGCGAGACGGCTCTGAGCATCGGTGGCATCCTCGACACGCAGGCGCTGCTGGACTTCATGTGCGAACACTTGCGGTTGCTGGTCGGAACCCATCAGTCGGCCCTCAGCCTGACTCGTAGCGCCAATTGGAGCCAATGGATCAGCGCCGTCTCCCTCTCCGATAAATATGCAGACTGGCGCAATTATCTAACGCCCCCCACCGGCCAGGGCATCTACACACAGGTCTGCTCCAGCAACCAGCCTATGCTTTTGACCCAGGCGGAGTTGGAAGCGCACCCGCACTGGCGCAACTTCAGTACCGAGAGCGCAAAGCACCCACCCATGCGGGGCTGGCTGGCCGTACCGCTGATCGACCACGCCGGCCACAACCTGGGGCTGCTCCAGCTTTCCGACAAGTTCGACGGTGACTTCAACCAGGACGACCTCGCCATCGCCCAGCAATTCGCCCGGATGGCCGTGGCCGCCCTGGAAAACATCCGCCTGGTGCAACAGGTGCTCTCCGGCGAGCAGCGCCTGCAGGAACAGCTGGATTTCACCTCGGCCATCACCGACAGCGTCGGCGAAGGCCTGCTGGCCGTGGACCGCCAGGGGCGCCTGACCTTCGTCAACCCGGCCGGCGCCGGGCTGCTCGGACAAAGCGCCGACGCCCTGCTCGGGCAGGTCCTGGCCGACCACCTGCCGCTGGACCTCTACAGCACCCTGGCCACGACTGGCCGCCATGGCGAAGTCAGCCTGGACGGCGAACGCCATGTCGCCTACGACTGCGCACCGCTCCTGCATCCTCAGGCCCTCGGCGGCTGGGTCATCGCCTTCCGCGACATCAGCCGCGCCAAAGAGTCGGAGAAACAACTGCGCATCCTCCAGCGCAGCATCGAGGCCAGCTACAACGGCGCGCTGATCTGCGACGCCACCGCCGCCGACCTGCCGATCATCTACGTCAATCCGGCCTTCGAGCGCATCACCGGCTACAGCGCGGGCGAGGCCCTGGGGCGCAACTGCCGCTTCCTCCAGGGCAACGACCGGGAGCAGCCCGGCATCGCCGCAATCCGCCACGCCCTGGCGGAAAAACGTGAGGTGCATGTGGTGCTGCGCAACTTCCGCAAGGACGGCACGCCGTTCTGGAACAACCTCTACATCGCCCCGGTGCCCAACGAGCACGGTCAGATCACCCACTTCATCGGCGTGCAGAACGACATCTCCGAGCAGAAGCGGGTGGAGTCCGAACTGGCCTACAACGCCAGCCACGACGTGCTCACCGGCCTGCCCAACCGCACCCTGCTGGAAGACCGCCTGCGCCAGGGCTGCCAGATCAGCCAGCGCTACCAGCGCCAGCTAGCGGTGCTGTTCATCGACCTTGACGGCTTCAAGCCGATCAACGACTCCATGGGCCACGGCATCGGCGACCAAATCTTGGTTGAAGTGGCGCGGCGCCTGAGCCAGCAGGTGCGTCCCGGCGACACCGTGGCGCGACTCGGGGGCGACGAGTTCATCCTGATCCTGCCCGACCTCGCCCGCGAGGAAGACGTCCTGCAGGTGGCCGAACGGGTCATCGACTGCATCGCCCGGCCCTACCCCATCGCCGGCAGCGAACTGCGCATCACCGCCAGCCTGGGCATCGCCATGAGCGAAAAGGGCATGCAACAGCCCATGCAACTGATCCAGCAGGCGGACCTGGCCATGGTCAAGGCCAAACAGCAGGGACGCAACTGCTATCAGTGGTACACCAGCGACCTGGAACAGAAGGTCAGCGAACGGGTGACCCTGCGCAATGAACTGCAGAAGGCCCTGGAAGCCAGCGCCTTCATGCTCTACTACCAGCCGCAGATCGACGGCCGGAACGGCCGGGTCACTGGCTACGAAGCGCTGCTGCGCTGGCAGCATCCCCTGCTGGGGTTCATCTCGCCGGCGCAGTTCGTGCCGGTGGCGGAAGACACCGGGCAGATCATCCCGCTCAGCGAATGGGTGCTGGCCACCGCCTGCCGTGACTGCCGTGAACTGCTCGACCGGGGCATGGGCAGCACCGTGGTCGCGGTGAACATCTCGGCGGTGCACTTCCAGCGCAACATCTTCGTCGACAGCGTGCGCCGCATCCTGGAGGAAACGCGCCTGCCGGCCGAACTGCTGGAGCTGGAGATCACCGAAACCGTGCTGCTGGACAACGCCGAGCGCGCCATCGCCACCCTGCAGGCGCTCAAGGACCTGGGCGTGCGCCTGTCCATCGACGACTTCGGCACCGGCTTCTCCAGCCTCAACTACCTCAAGCGCCTACCCATCGACAAGGTGAAGATCGACCGCGCCTTCGTGCAAGAGATCATCAGCGACCACCACGACGCGGCCATCACCCAGGGCATCATTTCCATGGCCCACCACCTGCGCCTGCGGGTGATCGCCGAAGGGGTGGAGACCGAACCCCAGTGCGCCTTCCTGAAGAAAAGCCACTGCGACGAGTTCCAGGGCTACTACTTCGCCCGCCCCATGCCTTTCAAGCAGCTGGAGCAGTTCCTCCACGAGCACCACAAGCGCCCGGTCGCCTACCTGGAAACCCGCGCCGGCGTCGGCAGCGCCCAGACCCTGCTGCTGCTCGACGACGAAGACAACATCCTCCGCGCCCTGACCCGCGTGTTGCGCCGCGACGGCTACCAGATCCTTACCGCCACCCGCGCCCAGGACGCCTTCGCCCAGCTGGCCAAGCACGACATCCAGGTCATTCTCTCCGACCAGCGCATGCCGGGAATGAACGGCACCGAGTTCCTCAGCCGGGTCAAGGACCTCTACCCCGACACCATCCGCATCGTCCTCTCCGGCTACACCGACCTGAAGTCCGTCACCGACGCCATCAACCAGGGCGCCATCTACCAGTTTCTTACCAAGCCCTGGGACGACGACCAGCTCCGCGCCGTGATCGCCCAAGCCTTCCTCCACCACAGCCTGGCCAAGCACAAGGATGAGACTACAGAGACCGAGACGCAGGATGAGGTATAA
- a CDS encoding response regulator translates to MIKIQLVDDEPHILSALKRLLQPYHWELHLVHDVEAALAALDEHDYAVIVSDLKMPKFDGITYLQFARQRQPNALRMLLSAHGDRHTLMQAINKAEVHRFLSKPWQDDEIESALRGALDLYLLRDENRRLLKQLRDQQSVLYRQREELLRLEAEHPGLTQVRRDRDGAVLLEGYNVDY, encoded by the coding sequence ATGATCAAGATCCAGTTGGTGGACGACGAGCCCCATATCCTCAGTGCTCTGAAACGGCTGCTGCAGCCGTATCACTGGGAGCTGCACCTGGTCCATGATGTTGAAGCCGCCCTGGCCGCGCTCGACGAGCACGACTACGCGGTAATTGTCTCCGACCTGAAAATGCCCAAGTTCGACGGCATTACCTACCTGCAGTTCGCTCGCCAGCGCCAACCCAATGCCCTGCGCATGCTGCTCAGTGCCCATGGCGACCGGCATACCTTGATGCAGGCGATTAACAAGGCGGAAGTCCACCGGTTCCTCTCCAAACCCTGGCAGGACGACGAGATCGAAAGCGCCCTGCGGGGCGCGCTCGACCTTTACCTGTTGCGCGACGAAAACCGGCGCCTGCTGAAGCAACTACGGGACCAACAGAGCGTCCTTTACCGCCAACGCGAGGAACTGCTGCGCCTGGAGGCTGAGCATCCGGGCCTGACCCAGGTGCGGCGCGACCGCGACGGCGCGGTGCTTCTGGAAGGCTACAACGTAGACTACTGA
- a CDS encoding HD domain-containing phosphohydrolase produces MNEAQRRPTLLLVDDEEHILSALRRVLRGEPYDLLTAPGGTAALELLQEREVDLVVSDARMPGLDGPSLLAEVQQRWPGTLRILLTGASDLDTSVRAINQGQIYRYLSKPWIDDELRFTLRQALAHQHAEREHQRLTCLTREQKQRLQELNASLEQRVRDRTAELQQTADMLDLAYEELRRSYVTSTEVFSALLNQRLPGDKQGNAQVIALVRAFAVEHQLPETDRRDLAMAAALYNLGKLTWDDHLLNRPSDLLYREEHERYCRYPALGESLLMALEPLHAAGRLIRHHQERWNGTGFPDHLHGEEIPLGARLLKLAVDFVELQCGLILQRPLPREDALQFLARYAGRLYDPELCQQFIDLCTRHAPDLLEADPSILAVDTRRLEPGMILARNLQAESGLLLLDAGKQLSRTLIDKLIAFEDSEGARYTLYVRYPQATGTTAQDAPR; encoded by the coding sequence ATGAATGAAGCCCAGCGCCGCCCCACCCTGCTGTTGGTGGATGACGAGGAACACATCCTCAGCGCCTTGCGCCGCGTCCTGCGCGGCGAGCCCTACGACCTGCTCACCGCCCCCGGGGGCACCGCCGCCCTGGAGCTACTGCAAGAGCGCGAAGTGGACCTGGTGGTCTCCGACGCGCGCATGCCCGGTCTGGACGGCCCATCCCTGCTGGCCGAGGTGCAGCAGCGCTGGCCAGGCACCCTGCGCATCCTGCTGACCGGTGCAAGCGACCTGGACACCAGCGTGCGCGCCATCAACCAGGGGCAGATCTACCGCTACCTGAGCAAACCCTGGATCGACGACGAACTGCGCTTCACCCTGCGCCAGGCCCTGGCCCACCAGCACGCCGAGCGCGAACACCAGCGCCTGACATGCCTGACCCGGGAACAGAAGCAGCGCCTGCAAGAGCTCAACGCCAGCCTGGAGCAGCGGGTCCGCGATCGTACTGCCGAGCTGCAACAGACCGCCGACATGCTCGACCTGGCCTATGAGGAACTTCGCCGCAGCTACGTGACGTCGACCGAAGTCTTCTCCGCCCTGCTCAACCAGCGCCTGCCCGGCGACAAGCAGGGTAACGCCCAGGTCATTGCCCTGGTTCGCGCCTTTGCCGTCGAACACCAGCTGCCGGAAACGGACCGCCGCGACCTCGCCATGGCCGCGGCGCTCTACAACCTCGGCAAACTCACCTGGGACGATCACCTGCTCAACCGCCCCAGCGACCTGCTGTACCGCGAGGAGCACGAGCGCTACTGCCGTTACCCGGCCCTGGGCGAAAGCTTGCTGATGGCGCTGGAACCGCTGCACGCTGCCGGCCGGCTGATCCGCCACCACCAGGAGCGCTGGAACGGCACCGGCTTCCCCGACCATCTCCACGGAGAAGAAATCCCCTTGGGCGCCCGGCTGCTCAAACTGGCGGTGGACTTCGTCGAGCTGCAATGCGGCCTGATCCTGCAACGCCCCCTGCCACGCGAAGACGCCCTGCAGTTTCTCGCCCGATACGCCGGACGCCTCTACGACCCGGAACTCTGCCAGCAATTCATCGACCTCTGCACCCGGCACGCCCCGGACCTGCTGGAGGCCGACCCCAGCATCCTGGCGGTCGATACCCGGCGCCTGGAGCCCGGCATGATCCTGGCGCGCAACCTCCAGGCCGAAAGCGGCCTACTGCTGCTCGATGCCGGCAAGCAGCTCAGCCGCACCCTGATCGACAAGCTGATTGCCTTCGAAGACAGCGAAGGCGCCCGCTACACCCTCTACGTCCGATATCCCCAGGCGACCGGAACCACAGCACAGGACGCGCCAAGATGA
- a CDS encoding ATP-binding protein, translating into MRYWNTFISQCSGKSLQQVHLQFLTSIFPEADTPRLKQMVEQARDQGEQVYTYWRDDPYLIQLPYSPEGQATPLRLQNTLLFPFDCAGERCFGLLLYDTTEFARANDPLATALNALSSKQLEQEQLLHTLEKANAQLLQSEKLAAIGQLAAGVAHEINNPIGYVFSNLKTLSGYVSDLLCIVDAVDGVGSLEELQQLKRSLEYDYIRTDVEALIHESEDGIERVKKIITALKDFSQIEEDEFRATDLHKGFDSTLNLVNNELKYKAEVVREYGELPLVECIPSQVNQVVMNLMINAAHAIESFGRITLRSGHQGDWVWLEVEDNGKGIEPAILNRIYEPFFTTKPVGKGTGLGLALSYNIVQKHNGRIEVVSRPGEGTRFRVWLPERQPLLAGSTT; encoded by the coding sequence ATCCGGTACTGGAACACATTTATCAGCCAATGCAGCGGAAAATCCTTGCAGCAGGTTCATCTGCAATTCCTCACCAGCATCTTTCCGGAGGCCGATACTCCCCGCCTAAAGCAGATGGTCGAGCAGGCTCGCGACCAGGGTGAACAGGTCTACACCTATTGGCGCGACGATCCCTACCTGATCCAACTGCCTTACAGCCCCGAAGGCCAGGCGACGCCCCTGCGCCTGCAAAACACCCTGCTCTTCCCCTTCGATTGCGCTGGCGAACGCTGCTTCGGCCTGCTGCTCTACGACACCACCGAGTTCGCCCGCGCCAACGACCCGCTCGCCACCGCCCTCAACGCCCTGAGCAGCAAGCAACTGGAGCAGGAGCAACTGCTCCACACGCTGGAGAAGGCCAACGCCCAACTGCTGCAGTCGGAGAAGCTCGCCGCCATCGGCCAACTGGCCGCCGGCGTGGCCCACGAGATCAACAACCCCATCGGCTACGTCTTCTCCAACCTCAAGACCCTCAGCGGCTACGTCAGCGACCTGCTGTGCATCGTCGACGCCGTGGATGGCGTCGGCAGCCTGGAAGAGCTGCAGCAACTCAAGCGCAGCCTGGAATACGACTACATCCGCACTGACGTCGAAGCGCTGATCCACGAATCCGAGGATGGCATCGAGCGGGTGAAGAAGATCATCACCGCCCTCAAGGACTTCTCCCAAATCGAGGAAGACGAGTTTCGCGCCACCGACCTGCACAAGGGCTTCGACAGTACGCTCAACCTGGTCAACAACGAACTCAAGTACAAGGCCGAGGTGGTGCGCGAATACGGTGAGCTGCCCCTGGTGGAGTGCATTCCCTCGCAGGTCAATCAGGTGGTGATGAACCTCATGATCAACGCCGCTCACGCCATTGAAAGCTTCGGCCGCATTACCCTGCGCAGCGGCCACCAGGGCGACTGGGTCTGGCTGGAGGTGGAGGACAACGGCAAGGGCATCGAGCCGGCCATCCTCAACCGCATCTACGAACCCTTCTTCACCACCAAGCCCGTGGGCAAGGGCACCGGCCTGGGCCTGGCGCTCTCCTACAACATCGTGCAGAAACACAATGGTCGCATCGAAGTCGTCAGCCGGCCCGGCGAAGGCACCCGCTTCCGCGTCTGGCTGCCTGAACGCCAGCCGCTGCTTGCCGGATCGACCACATGA
- a CDS encoding DUF6901 family protein: MTLHVLGESFIGYDFHFPDGRRWHYQMDLANPLDELLDEELPAWVRLGCQQCSHCPLKETDVQFCPFARVLAKPVEVLARSPSYEEVQVTVFWRGREIRQQTTLQRALGSLLGLLGATSGCPHTRMLRAMAWFHWPFSTSAETLYRALGTYLLGQHLRRQRGLEPDWEMDGLREQYRNLRLVNLGMADRLRAAAEEDASLNGLILLDLLAADTLYSLDSYEGELDSYFAEFFEAE, translated from the coding sequence ATGACACTGCATGTATTGGGCGAGTCATTTATAGGTTATGACTTCCACTTCCCTGATGGGCGTCGTTGGCACTATCAGATGGATCTTGCCAATCCCCTAGACGAGCTTCTTGACGAGGAGCTGCCGGCCTGGGTCCGCTTGGGGTGTCAGCAATGCAGCCATTGCCCGCTGAAGGAGACAGATGTTCAGTTCTGTCCCTTCGCCAGGGTGCTGGCGAAGCCGGTCGAAGTGCTGGCGCGCTCGCCCTCGTACGAAGAAGTGCAGGTGACCGTGTTCTGGCGCGGCCGGGAAATCCGCCAGCAGACCACCCTCCAGCGGGCCCTGGGCTCCCTGCTGGGGCTGCTCGGAGCCACCAGCGGCTGCCCGCATACCCGGATGCTGCGCGCCATGGCCTGGTTCCACTGGCCCTTCAGTACGTCTGCTGAAACCCTGTACCGCGCCCTCGGCACCTACCTGCTGGGCCAGCACCTGCGCCGGCAGCGCGGGCTGGAGCCGGACTGGGAAATGGACGGCCTGCGTGAGCAGTACCGCAACCTGCGCCTGGTCAACCTGGGCATGGCCGACCGCCTGCGCGCCGCAGCCGAGGAGGATGCCAGCCTCAATGGCCTGATCCTGCTGGATCTGCTGGCGGCCGATACCCTGTATTCGCTGGACAGTTACGAGGGGGAGTTAGACAGCTATTTTGCGGAGTTTTTCGAGGCAGAGTGA
- a CDS encoding helix-turn-helix domain-containing protein: MASFKRKLPWWFCLRGKTGKQSQPMHIGQVIYALRQEKGLTQEALALAAETATSNLSRIENGQRRPSGALLERLAYALDQRDRNLCEPGGRR; encoded by the coding sequence ATGGCAAGTTTTAAACGCAAGTTGCCATGGTGGTTTTGCCTCAGAGGTAAGACGGGCAAACAATCGCAGCCCATGCATATTGGGCAAGTCATCTACGCACTGCGTCAGGAAAAAGGACTGACACAGGAGGCTCTGGCACTGGCGGCAGAAACAGCGACCAGCAACCTGTCACGCATAGAGAACGGGCAGCGCCGACCTTCCGGGGCACTGTTGGAGCGGCTTGCGTATGCGCTGGACCAGCGTGACCGCAATCTATGCGAGCCTGGAGGGCGCCGCTGA
- a CDS encoding site-specific DNA-methyltransferase — MPTLHWVGKDKVRQHHRDVPYRVLRDHYRFQAPAEAPANSTDNRIVHGDNLDALKSLLPEFEGKVQCIYIDPPYNTGNEGWVYNDNVNDPRMRKWLGQVVGKEGEDMSRHDKWLCMMYPRLKLLHRLLSEDGAIFISIDDNEVHNLRGLMDEIFGRRNFVTTVIWEKVYSPKNSARHFSEDHDFVLVYAKDAEQWTPNPMPRSEKQNERYKNLDQDPRGSWKPGDISARNFYSQGTYAIRCPGGRLIEKPPTGTYWRYSEEKLRELDADRRIWWGPDGNGVPAIKRFLSEVK; from the coding sequence ATGCCGACACTGCACTGGGTAGGAAAGGATAAGGTCCGGCAGCACCACAGGGACGTTCCCTACCGTGTCCTGCGCGACCACTACCGCTTCCAGGCGCCCGCCGAAGCACCAGCCAACAGCACTGACAATCGAATTGTCCATGGCGACAACCTGGATGCGCTGAAGAGTCTGCTGCCTGAGTTCGAGGGCAAGGTGCAATGCATCTACATCGATCCGCCGTATAACACCGGCAACGAAGGTTGGGTGTACAACGACAACGTCAACGATCCCCGTATGCGTAAATGGCTAGGGCAGGTGGTTGGTAAGGAAGGCGAGGATATGAGCCGCCACGACAAGTGGCTGTGCATGATGTATCCGCGTCTGAAGTTGCTGCATCGCTTGCTCTCGGAGGATGGCGCGATTTTCATCTCCATCGACGACAACGAAGTGCACAACCTCCGTGGCCTGATGGACGAGATATTCGGGCGTCGCAATTTCGTTACTACGGTGATCTGGGAAAAGGTCTATTCACCCAAGAACAGCGCCCGCCACTTCTCAGAGGACCATGATTTCGTCTTGGTCTACGCAAAGGATGCTGAGCAGTGGACGCCCAACCCCATGCCGCGTTCGGAAAAGCAGAACGAGCGCTACAAGAACCTGGATCAGGACCCGCGCGGCTCCTGGAAGCCTGGTGATATCTCTGCGCGCAACTTTTACAGCCAGGGTACTTACGCAATTCGGTGCCCTGGCGGACGGCTGATCGAAAAACCGCCGACAGGTACCTACTGGCGTTACTCCGAGGAAAAATTGCGCGAACTGGATGCCGACCGGCGCATCTGGTGGGGGCCGGATGGTAACGGTGTTCCGGCCATCAAGCGCTTCCTCAGCGAGGTCAAATAA